TCTACAAACCCTCAAGATACTGTTGCCGTCCAAAACCCTAGAAAAAGTTAGATTGGTGGCTGATGAGTCCTTACCTGTCAAGACTCGGTTTATTGGCGAATAATTAAAAGCCCATAAAACCCTAGTGTCCGGTTTAGAATTCACCGGTTTTTAGAAAACCGGTTCAAGACTCGATTTATTATTGGTCTGTCCCAAAGAAAAAGAGTTCTATCTTTGCTTTGTTCTCTGTTCTTCTGCTTAAACCACTACTCTTTATACAATACCCTATTATTATAATAGTTTACTATAATATTTTAATTTGTTACTTTTAAAAGTATTAGGTCGTTTTCCGCGCTACACACGGATAATTTGTTTTTAAATTTTCCAAATACTTTATCGTCTAACAAATATATAAAGAAGGATGATGACATGCACTGATTTTAGTTGTTTAAATGTTGCATGTTAATTGATTTTGACCTTTTCTAAACTGTAATAAGATTGTGTTTTATAGTTTTCCAAAATACCAAAACTGAGTGTAGAATACATAGACGTTAAAATGTTGCTTTAAGTTAGGTTTTCTTAAAAATCATGCTCTGAATTGTATTTGTGTTATTTTGCTCAAAATCATGCATTAAACTTGACTCTTATCCTTCTTCATAAGTCTTTGATGGTTTTTAATTATTATGGTGACAAAGTAAAACTGTATTATCAATGGTAAAGCGAGCATCATCGTCCTTATACATAAAAAGTTTTAATCATATGTATTATATTTTTTCATCTTTATATATTCAATGAATAATATTTTTCATCACGATAAATTTATATTTCCAATTATTTATATTTTAAAACAGCTCTTTGAACATAGATGATGATTGGTTCCCATAGTGAAAACTTTACAGTCGTTGACATATAATATAATTTTATATAAGATGGAACATATGTTAGAGATGTAAAAGTTATGTTTTGCTTGTATATGTTTTAAAGCAGATCAACTATGAACTTTTTTGTAGCTTCTGGATTCTGATTAATAATTCTTTGCATCATGCGTATTTTTAAAACTACATATGCTTTGGCTTACATGATTAATTAACCTTTTTTGTTTGGGTAAATTGGGGATATTGTTACCAGAAAGGTAGGTGATGTGAACTTATATGTTAAATACAAATGACATGAAAATATATACATATTAATTTAGAAAGATTAGATGGAAAAAATATTTTTTTTATTGACAACCATTTTTCCTATGAAATGTGGAATTGGTTCTTATATTTACTTAAAGTTGCATAATAATTTTTCGTCTGACTTATGAAATTGGAAATTAAATTTTGTATAAATACCAATTTTAAATGTAATGTGATTCATAAAATTTTATTCAGTCAGCCAAATTTATATAAAAAAAAACATATTTCCACAAACATAATGATACATATCTTATATCACTTTTTAAAAACCATATTCTGGTGTCAGTAAATAATAGAAAGAACATTGTTTGTAAATCATTTTTGGAACATGTATTTCACTTGGATTTGGTTTGCTTATTCATTAGATAAACAACTAACAACTCAGTCAGAGTCGAGATAACAGAGAACTGTAACCACACCATCTTGAATGTGAAGAGAGTTAAGCTACTGATGGAGATTGAACATTCCCATCTTCCTTGCATATGAAAACAACCGGTCCGTCTTCAGCTATCGTACACTCGTTGCAGACTCTAGACTCTACGTAGAAAAAATGTCATGTAGCCAATAAGCCACTGAATTACGAAAAAGATCACTGCACAAGTCTGAGCAACAAAGGCTTTAGCTCCGGGTGTTCCTAGAGAGATAGGAGTGTGTTTACCTGATGATCCACAACTGTAGAAACCTTCAGCTATTGTTATCTACATGATCTTCCTAATACCATGTCAGAGCTTTTTATTCCATTTTTCAATCCCAATTTTAGGCACCACAATCTCTAGTTGGACCACCTTTATTCCCTTGGCCATCACCAGCTTGGCCTTTGCCTTAAGTAACCACCTCTCACAACACCTCCATGTTGGTTTTGGCTGCCACTAAGTATGATATAGTTAGATGATTAAAACCGCTACCATGTTGATACGAAAGTGAGCTCAGTCAATAACACTTACATTGGTAGGCTTCTCATATAAGAAGCTGCGTCACTTCTAGTCTTTTCACATAAGGAGTTTGCAGTGCATAGATGCGATAGTGACAAATTTGTTGGCCCACGGAACCAAATCACATCTTCCATCACTTCTTTGACCACCACCATTCCTTCCCCATATCTCATCCTCGACAGGGAGATGCAGAAACGCTGCAGCTGACTGTGTGGCAGTAGGATGGAGCCATGCGTTTGGTTGTGGTCCAGTTCGGTCTGTAAGGACAACATCAATATAAATCCGGTTTTGAAAGAAATAATTAAAGTAACATAAATATGCATTGATAAAGCACTACTGGTTTCTGTATATAAGAACAACGCACAAAATCCAGAATCTCATCAGGAGATACTTGCGCATAAAAATAATACCGAAGCAGCTACGTTTCAACTTTGGTAACATAACTAACCAGTATTTGATAGTTAATAAGTAGCAACTATTTGTGTATGCTAACCATGTGAGATTACCTATTCTTGTGGAGAATGATCAGATGGCAAATTCCCAGTGAATTCTTTTTTCAAAACTGGCTTATTAGCTTTAGCTTCATCAACCACAAAACCATTACCAGTACAAATTTCAGCAGGATCTACAATGTCAGAATCTAACATCACAATGCCTTCAGTACAGTTAGCTGCCCGACGCTCAGATCTAGTAGTGTTCGTACTTTTAATATTTCCGCATCTGTCCCTAGTACCCATGTGTGCATGCTGGCTAAGCCATTTAACTATCTTGTCTAGGTAACAAATTATTAATATATGAATCGATTTACAGAAAGCCACAATGAGAACACAGACGTTTTAAGCAGGTATGAGAAGTATTAAGCGTTACCATAAGTTTGGCATTCAAAGCATCAGGATTGACCCCAAATCTCTGCAGCCACATTCTTCACATCTACTTTCCCCAGGTTGATCAACTGAAAAAAATGTTAAATCAATGAGCAAGAGAATCAACAGGTACAGATAATCTAAGTTAATAGCTATACACACCTTTTTCAGAATCAGTACAAAACTAAGAAACTCGGATCGAGTTTTTTCATTATCGGTGCTCCTCTCAGTCCTCCCTGATTCAACAATGTTTGTTGCAGATCTATCAAATTCTGAACGCGGTGATTCCAGTTCTTGCAACTCACTGTTTCTCGAAATATCAGAACATGTACCTTGTGCTCCTACTTCAACTCTCGTCTCATCATTAATTAATTAGGCGAGCTCTTATAGATTCTGTTGGAAGATGACATACAGGGGGATCAGCTGCATTAATATTTCCACCATTTATAGGCCTTCCACTATCTTGAATATCTGAATGCTTCGAGCAGAAAGCTCGCAGTTCAACCTAAAAATGTATTATATTATTGTTAAAGAAAAAACAGCACTAATGTCTATGATTCCGTTCTGTAAGTGATGAAACTTACAGTGTCACACCCATGTTTTCCCCAGATTTCTAGCCTATTCCCTGCCTCCCTTGCACATATAGGATGGAAAGATGCTCGGCTGTTGCTGTGAACAAAAAAATTGTAATAAAGCATTAATAAGTCATCTAATACTCACCAAAGAAGGACGACAAAATATTTGAATCAAAGAAAAGTGTAAAAAATAGGATGCAGCCATAGAGATTTGCTATTCATTTTAGTTAGGTCCAAGCAGTGGGAAATTTCACTTTCACAGCAACCAAACATACCGGCGGTGAAAACTAATTCTTTAAGATTCGTGGAACAACCTGCAAACATTTCTATCTTTAAAAATCGGCTTGTTTGACCAAAAAAAAAAAAAATCGGCTTGTATTGGGCCAGTTTCGGGCTTCACTCGACATAAGCGAAAATGACGTGGCGATTTAAAACTTTATGATAGGATGATTTTATTGTTATTACTTGTGTGATTTTATCTTTTGAACCTAAACTTGAAAAATCACATTTACAGTTGTCACTTAGCACATTTAAATAGTTTAATTTCGGACAAACAAAGACTTGTGTACCTTGTATTATTTTAACAAAACCTTGAATAAGACCTACATTGATATGTATCTCATTTTCAATCCAATTAATTTCTAACTTCTTTTCGCTAACCAATCCAAATCGTTTCATATCTCGTCTGTTGCAATATCGCATTCACTGTTTATAAAATGGAACTATTAAATAATTAAATATACGATCAGTAGTATAAGAAAAGATGTGAAGAGGAGAATGATTTGTATCTCAAGCTTTTGGTCTGTGTTTTACAAGATATAATTCTTATCTATAAGGGGAAAGACAAATCAAGAAACTCGTATACGATTACTTGGAAAACTAAAGCTGAAATAACTTCTGATAATGTTACTTGAGAAATTCAAATTGTAAATAAATTTCAAAATTACAAACTCTAAAAAGAAAACATGGTATCATATTAGTTTATATCTCCCACTTGTCACTTGCAGCAAAAGATGACCATTGAAGCCAATCATTTAATAATATGGATTTGAATGTTCTAAAGATGACAGTATTGTAATTTGTGTGTACGTGTTTTATTGGACAAAGGACAATATTGTGATGTGCTTCAGTTCCATCTCTTCGCTGTATGAACCAATCGCTGCTGTAATCTGCCCCATTATGTCCTACTATTTTCTGGAGTCTTATCAATTTAAAATATCTTCTTATTATATTCATTCATATATATACTTTAACAAATATATTATACATTTCAATTTCTATAAAAATCTAGATGATAGAAAAAATACACCCACAAATTGTTTAATGTATAGACACATATATGTCTATCAAACTGATTAATATAATGTATCCACTCTGATAAGACGACAGTGTTGATTTATAAATAAATCTATTCACGAGCAAGCTGTGTAAAACTGTGAATCACATATACATATATTAATCTGATTTAATGTATAAACCCCACACTTTACATATTCGTTTTATATTCTATAAGGACATGATGACTTGATTAATTAAATGGGGACATCACAAATACTTTCTCCTCTCGATCTTAACCTTTAGCCCACCAGCCATATGAGCCGTTAGAAGAGGAACAAATACCGGCCGGTTTTTGCAAACCGGTGTGATCTCAAACCGGCTCAAAACCGAAACAACCACGTATTTCATCTGCATAAACGCCATTTCTTTGCCTATACAAACCCTTGGTCCGGCTTGGAATACTGGAAACTTGAACGAGCTCACACTTTTCAACACCGGTTTTGTACCGTAATTTGGTTCTTCCTCAAACCATCGGTTCGGTTTAAACTCATCCCAATCTTGACCCCACACGTTCTCCATCCTTCCCATACCGTAAGGGAAATAAGTAACTTTATCTCCTTTTTTCACGTGTGTCCCGTCCGGTAAAACATCGTCGTTTGCTGCATGCTTTGAGTCCCAAGCCACTGGTGGATATAGTCTCATTGCTTCGCATAGACAAGCTTTCATGTAACTCATCTCTCTCAAATCCTCAACTCCTAACCCTAACGGTCCCTTGTTTGTTACTTCTTCAAGAATCTTCTTCTCCACGTTAGGGTTCTCACTCAACAGCCAGAAAAGCCACGTCATCGCCGCCGAGGTAGTATCCCTTCCCGCCATGATAAAACTGATCACTGAATCTCTCACTGATTCCTCGTCATGTCCGGCCGCGAGAAACCTAGACAAGAGGTCTAGCTTGTCAGACACGTTACCATTAATTTTGAGACTTTTCTTCTTGGCCCTGATGATCTCGGAGACGGACATGTGTACGGTCTTGATCGCTTCTCTGAGCTTCCTTTCGCTCCCTACGTTCAACAAACGCTTCAGCTTCCACACGGCGTAAACCGGCTCCGTCGCACGGCGAGCGCTGATCGCCGCCGCTACATCAAAAGCCTCGACAAGAACCGGAACGGGTCGGGTCAAATCAAGACAATCCGGATCCCAACCTAATGAAACTTTGCAAACTACGTCGAAAGCAAAACGTTTCAAGATCTCCTGAAAGTCCACCGTCCTGCCTCCATCGTAGTCCGCGGCGGAGGAAAGCACGGGAACTAGACGGGTTTCTACTTCCTCACGGAGGATCTCGAAAGTGAACTCCCTAAGTGAACGCATTGTAAACTCGTGGCTGGCAAGTTTTCTCTGCGAGCTCCACAACTCGCCGTCCGAGTTAAAGATTCCACCGCCAAGTAGGTCTCCGAGGAGGTCGGTGAAAGGTTTGCCTTTAGGGAAGTTACAAAAGTTTGTTTTGAGAATATGCTCAACGTTTTCGGGGTTGGCCGTGACAATGGTTCGGCGGTTGAGGAGGAGTTCGACGGTGATGGTTTGAGATGGAGAGAGGCGGAGGAGGTCGGTGTACCATTGGAGGAGACGGTGGCGATTCTTTTTGAAGGAGAGGATGGAGCCAATGAGTGGATACGACTTTAGCTTGGTGGAGGATTCGGTTCGTGGTTTTAGGGCTTTTGTTGAAAAGGAGAAGATTAGTACTATAAACCCTAATATAAGAAATAGGACGAGAACTGCAGTGAGAATTTCCATATTTGGAGTTCTTTGTTTCTTCTTCTGGTAATTCTAATTATGTTTTTTTTGATGTGTGTTCCTGATCTGTATAGGAACTATATATATATGGTAAAGATTAATCATACAAGTTGTGGCTCCGACCATATTAGTCCAGAAAACGACATAATAAAAATGATTATTACATTTTTATATTCTTTTTGGTCTGTCTTTATAGATTTAGATATCTGTTTTAGCCATACATATATTTGTGACCTTTTAAATTAGGTTTATCTGGTATAGTCTCAATCCTTCCGAACACATTTTACTGAGACAGAATAAAATAACTCAGAATAAATAATAAACCATTAACTAATCATATAAATAAATTGACATATAAAAAAGTGTTTTCATCTAATATTTGTCAAATCACTATTACATAAAAAGAAAAAACGAAATAAATGAAACAAATCATATATAACTAATCACATATAAAAAAAAAATCATTAAATATCGACAACAATAGAAAAAAGACATGCTGCAAGATATATGCACTTGAACTGACAAACACGTGATTCATGATGCAAAAGTTACTAATTGAGCTGATAAAATATGCTTTACAACAGTGAATTAGTATATCTTTAAAAAATTGATTGAGTGCAAGTACTATACACAACTCCTCACAGAGTGGATCCGTCCCAAACCCTTGTATCGATTAAGATAAACAAGTTGTATAATAAGCAGATGTCGAACCAGCTAGATTATATTTCTTTACCCTTTTTTTACGCTGATTTTCTTTATCTTATCATATATGCCACTTCCATATATAATAACATATACGTTATTCACAAAAAAAAAACTATATATGCCACTTCCAAAAGAATAGAACAAAAATGGAAAATGTGCAAGCTCGTTTATTTTGTTGTCAAACGTATAATTAAGCCGATAAAGAAAATATTGAACCACATATTTATTAGACGTCGACGCAGCAATACAATCACTCATTGACCCAAAAGGAAATAAATAATACATAGATCTGGACAAGGACAAGGACAAGGACAAGCCAATACCCTTAGCACTGGTGGCCAAATCTCCAGCCGAATTTTCATCAGAAAAAGTAGACACGCCTCAGACACTGAAACTACAAAACGTTTAATTTGTTTTTTTTCCAGCTTTCTAAGTTTAATAACTTAATGAAATAATGATAAAAATATGTTACAACGTTGAATTTAGTGGTTTTTGATTCTGTGAAACGTACTTAGCGGTGTCTCTCAAGTCTCAAGTTATAGTCTAATATATATTTGATGCCAATAGAATAATTTATTTTCGGTGGTAAGGTTATTGGTTGCCTGTATTTACAAGCAACATGTAATTATAAAAGGAATAATGATATATATGACATCAATTCGCCACACTGGATTAGTACTATAGATACCATTCTTTTAGAATCTCGTTAGCTTCATAACCTAGTTTAATACAAACCCCCTAGTAATCATTAATTAAGTCCAGTACGTGATGATATAAATGAATGATCTGTCAGCTTTGTCAAATAGTGAACTTTGATTCTTAGGAGATCCTGTAGATTTGTTGAATGAAGGAAATATCAAATATATAGCTATATTCTATGCAATAAACATTTGTTTAGTACATAGTGGAATTGGTCTGTGCAGTGAATAGTTTGTTTAATGAGAAGTGGTTCTTTCGGTTCCGGAATTGAACACAATACAATCTTGATAAGTTTTCGAATCATCTCTTTAAAGTGTTTAAATTTGGATTTTACATTTACGTACAACGAAATAATTTGGACAAGAGTGTAGGTTTCACTGTTCGAGTATACGCCGATGTAAACATGGATGTGTCGGATAAGATCAAGCACATTGATGAAATTCCTGAGCCGAAATATTAAAAAGCGAATAGTTGCACGATATTATTGAACTGGATGAAGAAAAACAATAAATATACACTTTTTGTGTGACTACTAGGTATCGAACTGATTAGCATCATTATTGTGCACGTGGTTCTCGTGTTGAAAGTTGAGTTTTATCTCATTAAGAAAAAGTCAGAACTAGACTAGTTCCACTGACTTCTTTTCAAGCTCGTGTTTCACAAAATCATCCGCGTGTTGATAAAATCTTACTCTCTTTCCTTCACTGTTTTTCGCCCGAGGCTAGTCGGGCGATAACCTCGAACCTAGCGAATTACCAAAAAATTAGGGAGTACTCAGAGATTAAGCGGAACCTAGTTTTAAATATAATTTAATATATTTATAATATATTTAGCTAATTTTAAACATAATGATACAAGTTTTTACACATAATTATATAATTTTTTATATATAATTTTAAATACTTTTTTTGATTCCTAAAAAGTGGGTTTGGTACAAAAAATTCCTAAATGTAATATGTATGTGTTTGTTTTGGGTTTGATAGCAATTATAATTATTTAGTATTGAATAATTACACAAAATCTGTCAATAATGAATAAAAAATAATCAACTGTGTTTTAACTTACACGGACGGAAAAAAAAAACTTAAGCGGTCAACGCGGAATTATGCGGTCTTATGTGGATCAACGTCTGGCTACACCGATTTGGGCATAATCGCTGCAGTCAACCTCCGAACAGCACCTAACGATTGCATTTTCGAACTGGGGTTTTTCGTCAAACACTCTCTTTTATCTAAAATTCATCTCAGGCTATGACCGAAAGTTACGTATAGCGATAAATTTTCAGCCACAAACAATATTATGCTCAGTTGAGCTGGAATTATCTCAGTCAGGCGAAAGAATAAATAATCATTTTTAATTCTTTTACTCCTGCTACTGTATATTAAAGGTAAAGTTTTTTAGAATATGACTGAAAGTCACATGCAGCGATAAATTTTCAGCCACAAACAATATTATACTTGAACTGGAA
This genomic interval from Brassica oleracea var. oleracea cultivar TO1000 chromosome C2, BOL, whole genome shotgun sequence contains the following:
- the LOC106325388 gene encoding cytochrome P450 94B1-like; translation: MEILTAVLVLFLILGFIVLIFSFSTKALKPRTESSTKLKSYPLIGSILSFKKNRHRLLQWYTDLLRLSPSQTITVELLLNRRTIVTANPENVEHILKTNFCNFPKGKPFTDLLGDLLGGGIFNSDGELWSSQRKLASHEFTMRSLREFTFEILREEVETRLVPVLSSAADYDGGRTVDFQEILKRFAFDVVCKVSLGWDPDCLDLTRPVPVLVEAFDVAAAISARRATEPVYAVWKLKRLLNVGSERKLREAIKTVHMSVSEIIRAKKKSLKINGNVSDKLDLLSRFLAAGHDEESVRDSVISFIMAGRDTTSAAMTWLFWLLSENPNVEKKILEEVTNKGPLGLGVEDLREMSYMKACLCEAMRLYPPVAWDSKHAANDDVLPDGTHVKKGDKVTYFPYGMGRMENVWGQDWDEFKPNRWFEEEPNYGTKPVLKSVSSFKFPVFQAGPRVCIGKEMAFMQMKYVVVSVLSRFEITPVCKNRPVFVPLLTAHMAGGLKVKIERRKYL